The stretch of DNA GGCGCAGGGGGAGCCGATCGCCGACTCCGCCTCGCCCGGTTCCATCTCCACCGCTCCGGGCAGGGCGGCCACCGCGTCCGCCAGGTGCTCCTCGGCGAGCTCGCCGGCCCGCGCCTCGTCCAGGCCGTCCTTCTGGGAGAAGGGGAGCTCGATGCCCAGCCACTTCGAACCGTAGACGACCACGGCCACCAGGACCGCCACGAAGGCGAGTCTCGCCGGCCAGCGCATGCTTCCCACTCCCTACCTGCTTCATCCGGCCGGGAGCGGCCTCGCCCGCATACCTCGGGCACACCGAAGACCTTTCCGGCGCGGTGCGGAAGCAGAGCCTCCGCGGCCGACCGGGGGGAGCGGCGCGAAGGCGCCGGCGTCGTTGCCGGCGTGAGCGGGGTGGAGGCGCCGTGCCCGGGTGGACAGGGGCACCGTACCGAGGTCCCCCGTGATCCTTCCGGCGTTCGGTTCTCGTGACAGGGACGCTACCGCCCGCTGAACAGCCCAAGAAGACCCAAACGGGACCCAAGTCCGCCCGGGTTCCGCCCGGTGGGCTTGGGCCCTCGGCGCGGGACCGGCGCCTCCCCGGGGAACCCGGACGGGGAGGCACCGGCCGCTCAGGCCGCCCGGCCGTCCACCAGGTGCAGTCGGGCGCCCTGCCAGTTGGAGCGGAGCCAGCGGTCGTGGCTGGCGACGACGACCGCGCCCGGGGCGCTCCGCAAGGCCTCCTCCAGCTCCTCGGCCAGGGCCAGGGAGATGTGGTTGGTCGGCTCGTCCAGCAGCAGGACCTGCGGGCCGGTGGCCACCAGCAGGGCCAGGGCCAGGCGGCGGCGCTGCCCGACACTGAGCGTCCCGACCGGGCGGTCCAGGTCGCGCGGGGCGAGCAGGCCCAGCTCGCGCAGGGGCGGGGCGTCCGCGCCGGCCGGGAGCGCCGCCGCGTAGACCTCGCGCGGTGAGCGCTCCGGCCGCGGGAAGAGCACGTCCTGTTCGAGCAGGGCGACCCGGGCGCCGCCGAGCCGGTGCACCTCGCCGCCGGGTCCCGGGTCCAGCCGGCCCGCCAGCACCGACAGCAGGGTCGACTTGCCCGCGCCGTTCGGCCCGGTGACCAGCAGCCGGCCGTCGACCGGCAGGTCCAGGCGGTCCAGCCGGAGCCGGCCGGGCACCTCCAGGGCGCGCGCGGTCAGCACCGTCCCGGCGTCGGCCGCCGCGCCGGTCAGCGCGCCGGTGAAGGCCAGCACCGGCGGCGGCTTGCGGACCTGGTTCCGCTCCAGCTCGTCCAGGCGCCGCCGGGCGTTGCGCACCCTGCGGGAGACCTGCTTCTGCACCCGGGCGCCCTTGAAGTCGTAGTGCATCTTCGAGGTGTTGCCCATCGGCCGCCCGGGGGCGACCTGGCGGGCCGTGGTGCGCACCGCCTCGCGCAGTTCGCGCAGTTCGTCCTGCTCCTCGTGGA from Nocardiopsis composta encodes:
- a CDS encoding ABC-F family ATP-binding cassette domain-containing protein, whose product is MSHTPATRTADAPSGAGPAPLLHARDLAKSYEGRPVLDGVSLDVAPGQRLGLVGENGTGKSTLLGLLAGALDPDAGTVARPGDTGFLHQEPPYPEETGLGAIVEDALAPSRAVERELTVQAEAMNAAPDAAGPARAYAAALELAEALDVWQADQRAEQVLAGLGLGGIDRDRPVRAMSGGQRSRLGLAALLIRRPRALLLDEPTNHLDDDAVLFLEEYLSALPGAVVLASHDRAFLDAVCTGLLDLDPAADGPVHYGGAYTYYLEEKRKERARWEQRFHEEQDELRELREAVRTTARQVAPGRPMGNTSKMHYDFKGARVQKQVSRRVRNARRRLDELERNQVRKPPPVLAFTGALTGAAADAGTVLTARALEVPGRLRLDRLDLPVDGRLLVTGPNGAGKSTLLSVLAGRLDPGPGGEVHRLGGARVALLEQDVLFPRPERSPREVYAAALPAGADAPPLRELGLLAPRDLDRPVGTLSVGQRRRLALALLVATGPQVLLLDEPTNHISLALAEELEEALRSAPGAVVVASHDRWLRSNWQGARLHLVDGRAA